CGGGCATGCCGTGCGACAGGCAATAGTCCAGCCAGCGGATCTGGTTGTCCTGTAGCTTGTCGCCGGGACCCTTCACCTCGACCAGCTCATAGCGCTTTTCCGCCGGCCAGAAGCGGATCAGGTCAGGCAGGCCGGAACGGTTGGTCTTGACGTCGGACAGCAGGCGCTCGAACACGCGCTTCAGGTGAGCCGCCGGCACGCAATCCAGCGCCAGCGCCAGCAGCGGTTCGGACAGCGCGTCCCAGGATACGAAGGGAGACTGCAGGCCCTGCTTGTCGCGGTAGCGGCGCCCTATCTCGTCGCGATACTCCGGCGTGTCCAGCAGCGCGAGGCAGGCCTGGAACTGCGCGGCGCGGCGCGCCGGAAAATCGGGCGCGCCCAGGTCGGCGGGACCGCGCTGGAACGGATGGAAGAATGCGCCCGGCACCGGCGCGAACACCGCCGGCCAGCACAGCAGGCCGAACAGCGCGTTGAACAGCGTGTTCTCGACATAGTGCGCCGGCGCCTCGTCGCGGTGCCAGTGGTCGCGCACGGCCAGTTCCACAGGCAGGCCGTCCGCCGGCCGGGGCAGCACCAGGTCGTGACGCGGCGCGGCGCGCAACCCGGCGGCCGGCGGCCGGGGCTGGCCCAGCGCCCGCCGCAGACGCGGCAACATGCGCGCCACCCGCTGCGCTTCCTCTTCGCTTTCAGGCGCGGCCAGGGCCTGTTCCGCCAGCGCCAGCGCCTCGGGCAGCAATGTCATGCGTTCGTGCACGCGGATGCGGCGGTGGCGCGCGCCCGGATAGGCGCATTGCGCGTACACCCGTTCCGCCGCCGGCCAGTCGCCCGCCCGTTCGCAGGCCTGGCCGATGCGCAGCAGCACCTTGGCGCGGCGCTGCTCCAGCCAGCGATTGGCGCTGGCGCAGGCCTGGACCTGAGCCAGCAAGGCGTCCAGCCGCGCGCCCGTCGCCGCCAGCGGCGTCTCGTCCAGCGCCGCGCGGCAGGCATGCAAAGCCAGGTAGCGGTCCACGTCGGCGCGCGACTGGAATGCTCGCGAGGCCGCGTCGAAAGGCACGCTCTCGTACTGGAAAACGCCCAGGTCGGCCAGCACGAACTCCGACCAGTCCTGATGCAGGTTGCCGAAGAACATCAGCCGGAAGCGCTCGCAGACCTCGCCCGCCATCAGGCGCCAGACGGCTTCGCCGGCGTCCGGATGCCAGTCCCGATAGGGTTTCGCGTCGGGCTGCCGGGCGCGCAACGCGTCCAGCAGCTCGGCCTTGCGCGCCGACGCGGGAAGATGGGGAAACAGCCGCAGCAATTCGGGCTTGGTATGCAGGCCGAACAGTTCATCCGGCGTCATGGCCGCGTCCCGGTCCAGCCAGCCCAGCGCCTCCAGCGGCGCGGCGGCCGTCTCGGCCGGGCCGATTTCCTCGTAGATCAGGCCGCTGGCGCGGAACCACGGCCCGCGCCGCAGCAGCAACCGCGCCAGCAGCGCCTGCGACGGCTGCGGCAAGGCCGCGTAGTCGGCGACGAAACGGCGCTGCGGCTCGTCCAGCACATCGTCATAGCGCTCGGCCACCCAGGCCAGCGCGCGCTGGAAGTTGTGCAGGTAGTAATAACGGTGCGGAGGAAACATCGGCCGGGCCGGCGGGCTGGGAGTGACGGGATGGCCGCGAGCGCGGCCCTGTCAGTTCCAGGCCCCGGCAAAATACTGGATGGATATCCACATATTACCTTGATTGCCGGCCGGGGCGCGATCGTCTCGCGGGCGGTGAAGTCGCCCGAAGACCGCTATTTCCTGGTGATCAGGCCGCTCATGTACTGATTCAGATCACGGAAGTCCTGGACCGTCCAGGCGTGCGGCGCCAGCTTCACGCCATTCTCCCGCAGCGTCCTGGGTATCAGGTCGCCATTGGGCCGCAGGATGACCGAGGAAACAATGACGCCTGGATAGTCGGTCAGGCGTTTCCGGAACGCGGCCGTCGTCAGGTCGGGCGTCGGCGGATTGCTCTTGTTGGCCAATGGCCCTGTGCCCTTGGCATCCGCGCCGTGGCACATCGCGCATCGCGCCAGGAAGAGCTTTTTCCCATTGCCGACATCCGCGAAGGACGGCGATGCCTGGACAAGCAGGGAAACGCCCAGCGCGGCGATACAGAGTGCTTTCATTATTTTGCTGCTCGGAGGGTGCGGATTTGATCCGCCCCCGGTGAATTGGGGCGGCAATCATAGCAGCCGCGCACCCGATCCGGCTCAGCCGTCCAAGGTGAATTGCGGCAGCGCGATATCGTCCGACACCCGCTCGAAGCAGACCCGCACGCGGCTGCCGATGCGCACCGCCTCCGGCGGGCTGTCGACGATGTTGGCCATCATGCGCACGCCCTCGTCCAGGTCGATCGCCGCGACCACGTAGGGCACCCGCTCGCCGAAGGCCGCGCCGGCGCCGCGCCGGTTGATGGTGTAGGTGTACACGGCGCCCTTGCCGCTGCATTCGATCCAGTCCAGGTCTGCCGACAGGCAGGCCGTGCAGAATTCGCGCGGGAAGAACTGGCGCGCCTTGCAATGGGCGCACTGCTGGATCACCAGGCGGCCCTCCCTGGCCGCGTCCCAATACGGCTGGGTGATGCGGGTGGGTTGCGGCAGCGGACGTTGCACGGTTTCCATGGTCAGGCTCCGAGAATCAGGGTGGTATTGCAGGAAAACACCAGGCCGGGCGCGTGCACCAGCGCCAGCTCGGCCTTGGGCAGTTGCCGCTCGCCGCATTCCTTGCGCAGCTGGTGCACCGCTTCGAGCAGCAGCAGCATGCCGAACTGCCCGGGATGGTTGTAGGACAGGCCGCCGCCCGAGGTGTTGATGGGAAAGTCCCCGCCCGGCGCCAGCCGGCCGCCGGCCACGAATGCGCCGCCCTCGCCGCGCTTGCAGAAGCCCAGTTCTTCCAGCGACTGAATCACGCCGATGGTGAAGTGGTCATAGATCTGCACCACGTCGATGTCCTGGCGCGTGACGCCGGCCATCGCCAGCGCCGCGTCCGCCGTCGCCGCCACGTTGGTGTCGAGCCAGTCGGAAGTATTGAACGGCGTGTAGTGATGCGAAAAGGACTCGGCGATGCCCAGCACGTGCACCGGCGGGCGGCGCAGCGAGCGGGCGCGCTCGGCCGTGGTCAGGATGAAGGCGCCGCCGGCGTCGGTCACCAGGCAGCAGTCGCGCTGGCGCAGCGGGTCCGCGATCAGGCGCGAGGCCATCACCTCGTCGATCGACGTGTCCTCGCGCCGGTAGGCATGGGGATTGAGCTGCGCCCATCTGCGCGCCGCCACCGCCACTTCCGCCAGGTCGCGATGGGTGGTGCCGTAGCGCTGCATGTGCAGCTGCGCCACCATCGCGTAGTAGCCAATGGGACTGAGCTGGCCATAGGGGGTGATGAATTGCCCGCGCGGCATGCGCATGTCCTCGGGCGCGCCGCCGACCTTGCGCGAGCCGTCCGACAGCTGGGTGCTGCCGTAGGCCACCAACGCCACCTCGCACATGCCCGCCTGGATCGCCGCCATCGCGTGGCGCACGTGCATGACGTTGGACATGCCGCCGACGCT
The Achromobacter sp. AONIH1 DNA segment above includes these coding regions:
- a CDS encoding Zn-ribbon domain-containing OB-fold protein translates to METVQRPLPQPTRITQPYWDAAREGRLVIQQCAHCKARQFFPREFCTACLSADLDWIECSGKGAVYTYTINRRGAGAAFGERVPYVVAAIDLDEGVRMMANIVDSPPEAVRIGSRVRVCFERVSDDIALPQFTLDG
- a CDS encoding VRR-NUC domain-containing protein, translating into MFPPHRYYYLHNFQRALAWVAERYDDVLDEPQRRFVADYAALPQPSQALLARLLLRRGPWFRASGLIYEEIGPAETAAAPLEALGWLDRDAAMTPDELFGLHTKPELLRLFPHLPASARKAELLDALRARQPDAKPYRDWHPDAGEAVWRLMAGEVCERFRLMFFGNLHQDWSEFVLADLGVFQYESVPFDAASRAFQSRADVDRYLALHACRAALDETPLAATGARLDALLAQVQACASANRWLEQRRAKVLLRIGQACERAGDWPAAERVYAQCAYPGARHRRIRVHERMTLLPEALALAEQALAAPESEEEAQRVARMLPRLRRALGQPRPPAAGLRAAPRHDLVLPRPADGLPVELAVRDHWHRDEAPAHYVENTLFNALFGLLCWPAVFAPVPGAFFHPFQRGPADLGAPDFPARRAAQFQACLALLDTPEYRDEIGRRYRDKQGLQSPFVSWDALSEPLLALALDCVPAAHLKRVFERLLSDVKTNRSGLPDLIRFWPAEKRYELVEVKGPGDKLQDNQIRWLDYCLSHGMPVSVCHVRWQDMDVAPASQGEGR
- a CDS encoding acetyl-CoA acetyltransferase, with amino-acid sequence MKSSKPVAIVGAAESDLGKVPGMTSLDLQAQAAARALRDAGLALKDVDGVFAHVDDKFAGLQLAEYLGIRPRYVDSTSVGGMSNVMHVRHAMAAIQAGMCEVALVAYGSTQLSDGSRKVGGAPEDMRMPRGQFITPYGQLSPIGYYAMVAQLHMQRYGTTHRDLAEVAVAARRWAQLNPHAYRREDTSIDEVMASRLIADPLRQRDCCLVTDAGGAFILTTAERARSLRRPPVHVLGIAESFSHHYTPFNTSDWLDTNVAATADAALAMAGVTRQDIDVVQIYDHFTIGVIQSLEELGFCKRGEGGAFVAGGRLAPGGDFPINTSGGGLSYNHPGQFGMLLLLEAVHQLRKECGERQLPKAELALVHAPGLVFSCNTTLILGA
- a CDS encoding cytochrome c; translated protein: MKALCIAALGVSLLVQASPSFADVGNGKKLFLARCAMCHGADAKGTGPLANKSNPPTPDLTTAAFRKRLTDYPGVIVSSVILRPNGDLIPRTLRENGVKLAPHAWTVQDFRDLNQYMSGLITRK